The segment TGTGACACCTGGCACCGGAACACCCAACATTCAGCTCTTGAACGCCTCGCATTCGTGGCTCCtccaacctataaatagaaggcgcaGATGACTTGTTTTCTCACACCTTTCTCAACCTTTCTCTCAAAACACCCCTGAAGCCTCAAGGCTTTTCTCTAGCCTTTGTTAGGAGTTAGTAGCGAGCCCTAGAGCGCCATAAGGCCCCAGAAGAATAGCTTTCGGCTCAAAAGTTCTGCCCATGTAGAGCCCAGTTCCTTGGTAAActcccttgtaagtgagttatgcttaccctactttaagtataacttatgtttaagttcattatcgttattatgaacctataaacatgatttatcagtgattccaagtcattatactgattgatctacttaagggaatgatgtctaggctgtgattagtgaggtatttaaagtgagatttccaaacaggatactttgtataccaaacggaccctacctccaatatgatcctacctggttgttgcTGACTTaatagatcttgaagtagactttgagttaatgataaatctagactaatGTGATATCCCCAAATTAcgatcattttaaaaattttatttatgcttatttgaaaattagagtattcatttaaagaataatattgtagaatttgttcccagaaaacatgataaatatattaccaaagcatttccgaagaaatgtattatgtttatattaaaactttaggatgtcattgtcaataaagaagcataagcataaacaaaccttacattcatttacaatagtgatttacatctcctttaatctcttagtgtaatgtagcTTTGTATCGATACGTTGTGAgacaagtaaactgagtgggtcaggttggaaaacttggtgagtacatagggttttcaacccacaataatataattattatgtttaatcatcaaacaatcaacccaattacccatttccattatcttctttattcttaaggatctaccctaagaatcagctatccttcattcattcattcctaaggattatcctaaggaatagacacgaagtccatcgttgtcaggGTTTGTATAacaagtactaagtccatagctaccgatgTTAGGCACAACTTCCAATGTTCTTTCatgaggcactaagtccatagcttccaGAGTTTTTATAATACATCCGGTGAACATGTAGTTCAAAAgttaggcacaactgccaatattatccattaggcgcatctgccaggatatTTAGAGTACATTATGAACAAGtatttcaaaaacacctacaattTGCAAGcgtgctagcgttccactggactgtctagaatagtttgtggtcatcatctatactccgctagataagTGGATCATcgtaaacatcgaggcctctcatcattttattttatcacacatcaactatttcatctacccatgttttacccaacatttccgcagatataaaatacatatacagttaaaatcatttaaaacatgtataaatcgttcatccatcatagatattaagaacacagataatatgcacacatagcacgtaatttatattaaatacttcatatctatgtgtaagattaaagtaattatgcactcacttgttaaagtgatgattcaaaAATTCGGCAAAGCTTTGCTTCTAACGATTcaattttccttcgatgaaacctagtatcattaccgctagattttagtctaatatttattgcgactatttacgagcgatgttgttttataagtgttaaacaataattttcaaccactatgtacagacaggggccatacattaaacaccggagggcatgaccattttggcattatagcacttctgaaattcAACAACCATATgcagcccttcaaaccagattccttgtaccgcgagtagttaagagatattataataacatgttgtatattatattttataatacatttatcgtttataagttcataataacaatattgaacttaaacataactcacttaccgggaggtttggctaggaaccaggccctgcaggggcagaacttccgagccgaaaAGCTATTCTTTTCGGAGCCTTCTGGTGCTCCGAGGCTTTCCTTTACCAACTAGAAGTTACTAGGACTTTAGGAGAGGTTtaaagagaagttagagagagagaaagagagagagaagggttgaGGTGTGAGGAAAATGAGTGAGCCTTgcatggtatttataggctgaaaaTGGCTCAACACGATGAGTTATGAGCCTCCAAATCGTCAGGGGGTGCCAGGTGTCAGCATCTGGTGGCAAGGCATGGGGAGGAAGCAATGGCTCAGATCGCGCCACATCACCCACTTCGCATCAGCCCATCCCGACTTCTAAATTATGTAAcattcacatacgagctctgttttcgacgttattcATATCCGTGCGTACGTATTGACAAGATCTAAAGCTCTCCTTTTGACTCCCTTGGCAAATtctcaaccaattttaaatttaacaatatGGGAAGATTACACTGTTTAccgaccgtgtaaaattcataacttctacatacggactccattttcgaccgtctttttatcattgagctcctattaatgagatattcaattctaatttaggttgtttcgactaaaaatcgatcgatctaaaattcgaattccgggctgcatactgctatgccaaatcttagaaaaatcatatctttctcatacaaagtcagatttggacgttctttttatgcacgctctcggtttaacgtgtactacgactttcgtttagatccctaaggctaaaaagtaatttatcaaaaattcacttttcacGTTAcacggtgtcgtgccggttttgtcgtaaaacttcgacgcgccataacttctttgttataactcaaaatttaacgttctttatatgtacagaacccctGTGacgtatactataacttggttaagattattcattctaaataatcttccatcaaaaagtcatttttgatgtttattgtctcaaaattgactagcccgaatctgcggtcGTTAcaactaataattagtcgcaataaatattagactaaaacttagtgataataatactaCGTTTCGGAAAAgacaattgttagaagcgaagcgctgcctgaATTttgagtcgtcactttaacaagtgagtacatagtctctttcatgaacatgattttaatacatgtattaattaaagtattaaatatatgtttatgcatGAAATATTTGATATTGCCTGAAATACATGTTAGGAGCATATCTGAtaaaatatgatgatttaggatacagaatcaacctaaattaattaagatgaatatCGAGTAGTATGTTCTTATGAGTACGGGTGAGATATACACGAAGGGTAGAACTTTAAAAtttgtcattgatccgagagcatggattagacatagtcattcatcCTTAGCCCGTGGGTATGGAGAGGGCATATTGATTTGTCATTAAtcagagagcatggattagacatagtcattcgtccttagtctgagagtatggagtgggcatagttatttgtcattgatctgagagcatggattagacatattCATTCGtccctaatccgagagtatggagtgGGCATATTCATTTTTCATTGATCTGATAGCATATATTAGACATAcatgatctgggagtatggattaggtaaagctgttaattttagatccgagaTTATGGATCGTgatgttgtgaggatcgacgaggTGGGGTAAAAATATGCTGATgtgaggtgaaattgtatattgcgaggtataatatatatatatatatatatatatatatatatatatatatatatatatatatatatatatatatatattccctatgtactcaccaggtttcccaacctgacccactcaatttattgtatcacaggtgactatatgaaagataaatattgatgagagattcaaggagtattagACCACTAGTTTAATTATTGTAAGGCTTGTAGTATTTCTTTATGCTtgtgtttctgtattgatgatgacatcccaatgttttaatataaataaaaatacatttcttcggaaatgctttgatagcaTCTTTATCATGGTTCATTGATATGGGATGCAATAACCAAGGAGACGTTTGCTCACACTGGTACAAAATGAGTTATCAAGACTCAAGCAGAGTACGAAGatcttcatcttgaagttgttgaTATACctaaagatgaaaaggacaagctAATCAGCAATGCCAAGGTTGTGAGGATTATTCGCTTTGCTTCACCAGCTGACATAGTTTGCTTAGTGAGCTCATGCGAaactgcaaaagaaatatggtATAGGCATAGAGAATTATACTCAAGCGACGctgatcttgaacactccatccagaCTCTGTTACTTTTAGAGTTTGGAGCTTTCGTTCAGAAGCCTGAGGAGAAGTTAGACCAAACGTTCAACCGTTACAACCATCTATTGAGCGGGATGGTGAAGCACAAGATCAAACGTGAACTGATAGAGCAGCGGGTAACATTCATGAATGGGTTAAGATCTGAGTGGAAAGTTATGGTGTCAACGGTTAAAGCACACAAGCAGTTCAAAAATTACTCATTGGCAAAGCTCGTTGGTATTCTGAGGTCACATGAGGACGAAGTGACCAGTGAAGGAAAATTCGTTTCTAGCATTGGTTCGTTAGCTGTTGTGGCAAAGGGAAAGAAAGTTGATGACGATGGTTCAGAGTCTGATCTCTCCGATTGTGAACTCTCTAAGgcagattatgctatgatggtgtccgaCCCCATGAGGTTCGCAAAGAAGAATTTTGGTTGCAACAAAAACCAAAACTGGcaaggaagttatagttctgagaaAGTGAAGGATGAGAGTGCGAACAACTCTCAAAAGGAAAAaacaaagaaagaaaagaagtttgtaggcgaATCCGGCTATTACTGTAATTATTTTCATGGCAAAAATCATCTAGCAAACGAGTGCATGCTAAGACGAATGAATGAAAAAAAGGAAGAGGAGGATGATGAGGCTTATTTACTCATAAAgttggaggaaatcaagaagaaaAAAAGTGTTGATGACGTTAAACCTGCTTTAACTGTGCAGGAACAGGATGATGAGTTTGGTAGAGTCGAAGTGTGGGCAACTGACTCTGAGGATGGAGAGGTTCATAAACCAACTCACGGGAGAAGTTTCGTGGAAAAAGGTGATGTTTCGCAGTCCAATGCAAGGTATTGCATGGTGACCAATGAAGTTTCAGAGCTTAGAGGATACGCTACTGAAGGCGTACGTGTCTTTGATAATTTTTTCGCTCCGAAACTTGTTCCTGTACAGATCAACGAGTGTGAGAAGGTGATAAACAAGGTACACACCATTCTTAATTCTCTAAATATTCACGTGTCTCAATATGAAACTGAATTAGATGATCTAAAATATACAATATCTAGTTTCACTGAAAGTTTAAAGAAATTCGTTTGAATAATTCAAGCTTAACCGATCAACTCGGTAGGgtttcaaagaaaagtgaagagaGGTGCACGTGGATTGAAAAGTTGGAGTTAGATTTGTCTAGGTCAAGGGATGAgttgatttattttcaaagagATAATTTGAggcttttaaaacaacgaaacattttttgtttgattgctaaaagatttATTTTAATATCACCCAGTTACATCTTGGTTGTGAAATTGGAAAGAAAATTCATAATATGATTTTACCCTTTCTAGAATTGAAaaaggatgaaatcgatgcagatTGTTACAAGTGCGAATCCATTGTCTCATCTGACAAAGTCTCAGAGGCTTATAGAATAGGACTAGAAAAAATGGAATCTTACATACAGTCCAAGTATCACAAAAATATGTTGAAAcaaattttggatgaaaatgacaaaaagaaaattaaatattatattgtaCAGATGTTTGACTCATTAAACACTAACTTGAGTTCAGAAAGTAAActtgatgttgaaaatacatttgAATTCGATGATAATAGTGATATGTGTGAAATCTCTGTGGAGGATGAGGTTgattgctcagaatttgttaaaagcgaacccgAACCTACGAAAGtcttaatttctgaaaattcagttgagTTTGCACGTTTTTCTGAAGTTAAATCaaaagttttaaaagaaaaagCAACTGTTTTCCGAGAGGTTTAAATTGTTCCTAATCAATTTTTCACAACCAAGGGACTGAATAAAAATCAGACTGTAGAACTAACGTCCCTGGTCGAAGAAGACAATAaagatggttgtgatgaatttTTCAAGTCAACTCATATCGATAATGCATAAGAAACCAAACGTCTCTCTGAAATGACCTCTTGGAAAATGAAGGCCAGATATGTAGTAGAACCGTTGAACAAATTCAACTCGAGCTACGAGAAAGGGAgtccaagtggaaccaagaatgtTCCAAGTGATACATCATCCGTACAGACCGAAACTCCTCTTAGAAAGCCAAAATCTAGGGCAAATATTCATAAATCCTCTGAGCAGTTCACAACACAAAAACGTCAAAGGAATGCAAGATATAACAAAAATATGAAGAAAAGAAAGCATTTCTGCAGATCCAAAAACCCCAACTTCGTTTATCAAGAAAAATCATTCAATCCAAATGTGAAAGTCTCTTCACATGAAAAACCTAGGAGTTTTCCATGAACTCAGTCTCAGTCTCCACAGGTTTCAaaacaaaaagtttttcaaaaacccTATTTTTCAAATCATGTGAAACCTATGGAGAAGACAAAGTCTCACTTCTATCCTAACAAAAGTGTTTCAAATTCTACCAAGACATCGCAAGATGCTAAGGGCAAAGGAAAGATAGTTTTGGAGCCTGAAGTTCCTTTCAAAAGGTCCGAAACTAAGCCAAAGAAAGTTGAAAAGAAAGTTGTCAAGCAACAAATCGAAAATAAGCAAAGGAAAATATCCATAAAGGATAAGAACTTATAAGATAATAGGATCACTGTTTTTCAAATTACAAAGAAAGATAGCACCACCTTGGTTAAAAGATCTTATTTAGTTACTGTTGCTATTACTTTTCCTATTTCTGTGAAAGCCTCACGTggacccaaacaactttgggttcctaaatctctttGATTTTTGTAGTTGATTCGTGACAAGCAGTTTGACTTTGAATGGTATATTAATAGTGGTTGCtggcgtcacatgacaggaaggaaggaagaactgcGAGAGTTTAAGGCATTAAAAGATGGTGGAAGAGTGAAATTTGGAAATAATTCACTTGGAGAAATAAAAGGGTTATGGAATGATCACAAATGGGGACTTTACCATTCGCAAAGTCGCATACGTGGAAGGTTTACACCACAACCTCATAAGTGTTTCATAGTTGGTTGTTGGTACCGGATTGAAAGTTTAATTTGGTGATGAGGGATTTGAAATTATCAAAAAGGAGACCAAAATAGTGCTCCTAAAGTCAAAGCGCAAAGGCGAGATGTATCCACTCAATCTGAACCACATCAAAGGGAAGCCTGCCATCTGCGTAGTTACGAAAGCTTCTACAGACGATAGCTGACTGTGGCATCGGAGACTCTCACACCTCAATTTTAAAGACATCAATAAACtggtgcttggtgatcatgtgcgagggaTTCGTCTCTTGAAGtttgataaagaacatctttgCACAGCCTGTGAAATGGAGAAGCAGAGCAGGAAGAGTCATCCAACAATTGTGATTACGAAATTCACAGAACCACTTGAAATCTTGCATATAGACCTTTGTGGTCCTTCTgcaattgaaagcattggtggtaaaaAAATATATACTTGTAATTGTTGATAATTTTTCGAGATTTACCTGGGTGCATTTTCTTAAGCAGAAATCAGACGCCACTCCCAAGCTCAAGGATTTTATAAAGCAGATTGAGATACAATTGTGAAAGTTGGTTCATAACATTCGCAGTGACAACggttggaattcaaaaaccaagcgtTTGAAGAATTTCTGACTGTGAAAGGAGTAACTCACAAATTTTCGTCTccttatactcctcaacaaaatggggtCGTttaaagacgaaaccgatctttgtgtgaagctgcgaGAACCATGCTATCATTCACAAATCTGCCACTTTACTTCTAGGCGGATGCTATTGGAACAACTTGTTTTACCCAAAATAATCAATCCTCAATAAGCGATTCTCTGTCACTCCCTATGAGATATTGAATAATAGAAAACCTAATGTTAGGTTTTTCCATGACTTTGGTTCTaggtgcttcatctttaactctaaggaACAAAGGAACAAGTTTGATGCGAAAACTgacgaaggaattttcttggggtATTCTTTAACGTTGAAGGCATATCAGATTCTAAACAAAATATCAAAAGGAATCGAAGAGACCTACTATGTCGCGTTTGATGGCACTTATCTTAAGAAGTATCAAAAGGTCGACTCCCGATCAGAGGAAATTTTCCCGTCAAAAATCCAATGACAATTCCTCTGTCCAACCTTTATGAGGAATTCATGAACCTCTTTGACGAACCTGACAAGGCGATTTCCTCATAATCCAAAGTAGTAGACAACAAGGAAGAAGAATTGAAGAAAATCATTGAGGATGCTACGAAAGATATGGAATACGAGCACCCCACTCCGAAAGACCCTAAAATTCCAAAGTAGTAGACAACAAGGCGATTTCCTCATAATCCAAAGTAGTCGATTTCCTCATAATCCAAAGTAGTAGACCCTAAAATTCCTTCTCAATCAAAAGGTGCGAATGCTACACCGCAGGGGGAGGGTTTCACTTCAACCTCCTCATCTCATACACCTGTTCAGGGGGGAACAAAACCCCTGAAATCAGAACGGAACCACCACTTCAGGGGGAGGGTTCAACTCCAAATGAAGAAGAACATACATCATTCGAGGGGGGGATGACAATACAAATGATGATTTGGATGTGCAGTCTGAATTTGAAAATATGAATGTCGAACTAGATCCAacatatgatccaaattacccttcgttaaccaaatggaccagagatcatcccaaGACACAAGTAATTGGAGTAGCCTCTACAAGAGTTCTTACGAGAGCACAACATAAGGTGAACCGGATTGCACTGTTCTCCaaaatggaattttgcatgttcaatttgTTTATCTTCAAAATCGAACCAAAAAATGTTCAAATTGCTATTGATCATTCTGATTAGGTGCAGGCAATGCATGAGGAGCTCAATGAATTCGAACGAAACAAGGTCTAGAGCTTATTTCCACTCCAAATGATGTATCCGTTATTGGACTAAAATGGGTATTTCGTAACAAACTAGAAAAAGAGGgaaatgtgataagaaacaaggCATTGACTACGAAGAAACCATCGCACCAGTTTCAAGGTTCGAATATGTTCACATCTTTCTGGCGTATGCAACACAATAACTTTGAAGtatatcagatggatgtcaagtgtgccttTCTGAACGGGGAACTAAATGAAATAGTGCATGTAGAATAGCTACCAGGTTTCACAAACGAAAAATATCTGaaccactgttatattctggacaaaccagtttatggtctaaagcaTGCTCCAAGATCCTAGTACGAAACTCTTATTCGCTTTTTAAAAAAggataaatttaaacaaggatcggtcgaaccaaccttctttcgcaagaaagatggtgaccacttgatgatcgtccaaatttatgttgatgccaTCATTTTTGAATCAACTAACCCTAGCTTAACTGCTCAGTTctaaaagttgatggaaactaagtttgagatgagctccatgggtccgattaattttttccttggtttgaatataagacagagtcaggaaggtatctttatcaatcaggaggcttaACAAAAACCTTACTTTATAAGTTTGGAATGGTGGGAGATTCGAAgatgaaggttccaatggcattgaGAACGAAACTAGCACCGTTTCTGGACAAACCAGCTGCTGATATGACACTCTACCATCAAATGATAGGTTCATTGATGTATCTGGTTGCTAGTCATCCATATATCATGTTTTCCgtttgctattgtgccaggtttcaagcgaatcctcgtgaaccccaCATGACTGCTGTTAAGAATATCTTCAGGTATTTCAAACGAACATCCTCGCTAGGAATATGGTACTCTTCAATTTCATGTTTCTTTGTGCAAGCGTTTTCGGATGCTGATCTCGGAGGTTGCAATTTGGATCGAACGAGTACAACGGGAGGATGCTAATTCCTTGATGGCAAACTCGTAAGTTGGCAATCTAAAAAGCAAACTTGTGTCTCCCTATCAACTGCTAAAGCAGAGTACATAGCCACTGCCTCTTGTACTTCACAAATTATCTGGATTCAAAGTAAGCTTCGTGACTATGGCATCAATATGAGGTGAatccctttgtattgtgattcaaaGAGTGCCATTCGCatatgtcacaacccagtgcaacattcaaagacTAAACACAttgcactaaggtatcacttcatcaaagatgatttcgaagatggaaatgtcgagatACACTTTGTTAGATTCGCTGATCagctggccgacatcttcacGAAAGCCTTGCATGAACAAACTTTAATCGCATTcttcaaggcttaggaatgatagaGGCTGAATCTAATCTGAACCCACTTTCGTACTCATAAAGTTATCGTTGCACTGCAAATTGGTGCGAACACTCGCAGTCCACTGTTTACACTGTGAATTAGTGCGAACGCTCGTAATGACTCGCGGTACACTGTTCACACTTTGAATTGACACGAATGTTCGTAGTGACTTGTAGTCGACTATTCATTCGTGGTTTGGAACTTTATGTATCCTTTGTACATTTTCTTTATTGCTATTTATTTATTTcggtttttatttcttttttcagaaaattgaaaattcaaaaatattttatttcttcccgattttattttttttcaaaaaaacaaaaatgcaaaaatattttctttattttcatcaCTTATTTCTTTtcgtaaaataataaaaaaaacaccaaaaattttaGATAGTTGAGCAAGTTTGAAGGCAAATATCTTGGTGATCTCAATTATGAATGATGGGGCAGGTATAAATTTCTTTAACTATGCACTACTTAGGTGTCCCTATAAGCATGTTGCTACATGTAGTCCGAAGCCTCAAAGACTCTatgttgaagccttaatgaatcgataacaccaatcgtttcttcccaattatgCTGTTCATTCACATAAGTCACGAGTTACCCTACTCTTCTCACATTCAGTTAAGAATTGACTGCTTAGTCACTTTCGCATACAAGAGGTACATTTTTTTCTGTGGAACCACCTCCTTCTACGTCTCCATCACCTTCGTATTcatgaatgtaacccttgagactcttagatattaccactgaggtttatggttacacaaattCCGTATTTATGATCTTAAATTCGTTATCACCAAgaattgagtgaaacccaaaatcgaaCACCTATTTAGGAATTGACGATCAACAATTTAAATTTTCTAGCTTATTCACCAACGAATTAATGAATGACCACCTTCATGgtttgtaccatgaaatctctttaTCTTTTTGTgtgatcttaatgaaatgttctagTCCTAAGACGTTTCTTCCCAATAGATccattttttgagatttctatacttatccaagtcactTAAAATAATTCCAAAGCATACTTGTTCTCATGGCTACACAAGTCAGACAAGTACTTCATCCAAATGTTCGGACTTATGTCAAGTTTCGTAGTTTGGTTGAAGATGAAGCCCCCATTTAAGCTTAATGAAAAGAAACCTTTCATTGTTTCTCAACAAACAAATGATCGTAACTCAACGAGACAACATACAGACACTTTAGAGTCTCTTTTGACTCCGAAGGAAGCGATCATTGCCCGAGATCTGTTTGCTTCATGTCTTAAAAGACATCATTAGAATCCCATAGAATAATGtctatttatttctttatctttggcacactctcaAAGTCTAGTTCGTGGTACTTATGATTACTTTCAGTTTCGCAGAACCATTGATGGCGTTTAATTGCGAAAGGGTGTAACTGAATCTATTGCGAAAGGGTGTAACTGAAATGGAATTTTTAAAAGGATGAGATTTAGGCGCGTGAGTATTTGAAACTGACGCTGATGTGACGCCGCCTGACACACGTCACAGCAGTCATTCACGCCTTTTTAGGCGACTTTTCAGTATTTGATGCAACTAACCATCAgatttctctctcttactatacTGTATACAAGGATTTTGATGATTCAGTATTCATTACCACTTTCAAAAGAAATCAAAATCCTCCCAGTGATTATTCttgttactgttcatcatctccttCATCAAGTATCCATGGCAGCTTCATTAGAAACCCCTTCCGTCACAGAACAAATGGCACAATCTTCTTTTCTCAACATCAACGCAAACCAGAATCTCATTATGGACCTTGATCCTTCCAATTATGATGGTTTTCTTCAACCTCTCATCGAGTGCCTCCAGTATTCCCCATTGGTCATCGCACTTGCGAAATCGAAAATCGTACCCCTAGTTCAACTATCCAAGGCGTACTCGACTGCAAGCTATCAACAAGGAAAGGAACAGATTGCCTTTAAAATCGATAACAAGAAAGCCTACATCTCGAAATCATGGTTCTATAGCCTACTAGGTCTTCCTCAAGGTTGTAACCTAGTTGACCCTGAGACCGTCTCCAACTCTACAATCTTGGAGATGTTTTACCAAATGGGATACAAGGAGGTTTTGACTGCCGTCTCAAAGTTCAAGAAGCCAAATCTACCACCGATGTGGAATGGGTTGTTTACCCTCATCTTCAAAAATTTTTCTGAGAGGGTAACTGACTCCGATTGTGCAAGCAAGCTATTCATGACGATAATGTATGACATCTTTTTAGGAATCAATCTTGATTATGGGACTGTGCTT is part of the Lactuca sativa cultivar Salinas chromosome 7, Lsat_Salinas_v11, whole genome shotgun sequence genome and harbors:
- the LOC111891079 gene encoding uncharacterized protein LOC111891079, giving the protein MKLGESLEEKVEELNRDDVKFHHLLKKGRNFHPNLKVEDHLQKIEENHFHKNEEEYEDLHLEVVDIPKDEKDKLISNAKVVRIIRFASPADIVCLVSSCETAKEIWYRHRELYSSDADLEHSIQTLLLLEFGAFVQKPEEKLDQTFNRYNHLLSGMVKHKIKRELIEQRVTFMNGLRSEWKVMVSTVKAHKQFKNYSLAKLVGILRSHEDEVTSEGKFVSSIGSLAVVAKGKKVDDDGSESDLSDCELSKADYAMMVSDPMRFAKKNFGCNKNQNWQGSYSSEKVKDESANNSQKEKTKKEKKFVGESGYYCNYFHGKNHLANECMLRRMNEKKEEEDDEAYLLIKLEEIKKKKSVDDVKPALTVQEQDDEFGRVEVWATDSEDGEVHKPTHGRSFVEKGDVSQSNARYCMVTNEVSELRGYATEGVRVFDNFFAPKLVPVQINECEKVINKLHLGCEIGKKIHNMILPFLELKKDEIDADCYKCESIVSSDKVSEAYRIGLEKMESYIQSKYHKNMLKQILDENDKKKIKYYIVQMFDSLNTNLSSESKLDVENTFEFDDNSDMCEISVEDEVDCSEFVKSEPEPTKVLISENSVEFARFSEVKSKVLKEKATVFRELIRDKQFDFEWYINSGCWRHMTGRKEELREFKALKDGGRVKFGNNSLGEIKGLWNDHKWGLYHSQSRIRGRCFIFNSKEQRNKFDAKTDEGIFLGYSLTLKAYQILNKISKGIEETYYVAFDGTYLKKYQKVDSRSEEIFPSKIQ